One Purpureocillium takamizusanense chromosome 1, complete sequence genomic window carries:
- the ADE1 gene encoding Phosphoribosylaminoimidazolesuccinocarboxamide synthase (BUSCO:EOG09260LS9~COG:F~EggNog:ENOG503NVQW) encodes MAVTQISLPSLDRIASGKVRDLFTLPDPDTLLFVASDRLSAFDVVMKNGISNKGAILTLTSAHWFRVLAERVPGLRTHFISLDVPPGVVTPDEAAALRNRSMQVRRLQVLKVEAIVRGYLTGSAWKEYQAKGTVHGLAMPAGMQLSQKFPEAIYTPSTKADLGAHDENIHPDDAWKEIGDKETARKVHELSLKIYNAAAAYAEERGIIIADTKFEFAKDAEGNIYLVDEVLTPDSSRFWPKDSYELGKEADSFDKQFIRNWLIREGLKGKEGVEVPQDICAATEEKYKDVFFRLTGKKFEDAAAS; translated from the coding sequence atggcCGTCACACAAATCAGCCTGCCGTCCTTGGACAGGATCGCCTCCGGCAAGGTGCGCGACCTGTTCACGCTGCCCGACCCGGACAcgctcctcttcgtcgcctcGGACCGGCTGTCGGCCTTTGACGTGGTCATGAAGAACGGCATCTCCAACAAGGGCGCCATCCTGACGCTCACGTCGGCGCACTGGTTCCGCGTCCTGGCCGAGCGCGTCCCCGGCCTGCGCACGCACTTCATCAGCCTCGACGTGCCGCCTGGCGTCGTCACccccgacgaggcggccgccctgcgcAACCGCAGCATGCAGGTCCGCAGGCTGCAGGTGCTCAAGGTCGAGGCCATTGTGCGCGGCTACCTCACCGGCAGCGCGTGGAAGGAGTACCAGGCCAAGGGCACCGTCCACGGCCTGGCCATGCCCGCCGGCATGCAGCTGTCGCAAAAGTTCCCCGAGGCCATCTACACGCCCAGCACCAAGGCCGACCTGGGCGCGCACGACGAGAACATccaccccgacgacgcctggAAGGAGATTGGCGACAAGGAGACGGCCCGCAAGGTCCACGAGCTGTCGCTCAAGATctacaacgccgccgccgcctacgccgaggagcgcggcatcatcatcgccgacacCAAGTTCGAGTTtgccaaggacgccgagggcaaCATTTacctggtcgacgaggtcctgACGCCCGACTCGTCGCGATTCTGGCCAAAAGACTCGTACGAACTCGGCAAGGAGGCCGACAGCTTCGACAAGCAGTTTATCCGCAACTGGCTTATCCGAGAGGGgctcaagggcaaggagggcgTCGAAGTGCCGCAGGACATTTGCGCAGCCACCGAGGAGAAGTACAAGGACGTGTTTTTCAGGCTGACAGGCAAGAAGTTTGAAGATGCTGCAGCATCCTAG
- a CDS encoding uncharacterized protein (COG:E~EggNog:ENOG503P06R) produces MESYLSKRSAASIAKQKLPWRFAPQQTYDPDTNPDGLISFGTAENKLIIRQVEDFVNSAVKFESQQFTYGFSTAGGSRFPAALAVHLNEYLKPHKPITAEHIQVTGSATPLHEILAWGLADPGDGILTSRPVYGRFELDFGNRAEVNIVYADTHAENCFDEDVIDKFEEALARSEAEGVTIRAILIVNPHNPLGKCYPRETIIALMKFCQKNQIHLISDEIYACSIFDSGESDAVPFTSALAIDPAGIIDTERLHVTYGFSKDFGSAGLRIGAIITRSKAVESAITGVMRFHNPAGPSLAIGAAMLEDRKWCREFVESSRTKLAAAYKHVTQGLRDVGIEYLPGSNAGFFVWIDLSRHLPEDLDGEPNSEFALAKKLRAAGVFLHPREEHSLRPGWFRMVYTQSPDIVTEGIKRIKKAIS; encoded by the exons ATGGAATCGTACTTGTCCAAACGCAGTGCGGCCAGCATTGCCAAGCAGAAGCTCCCGTGGCGGTTTGCACCGCAGCAGACGTACGATCCAGACACGAACCCCGATGGCCTCATCTCGTTTGGTACGGCCGAGAAT AAACTCATTATCCGTCAAGTAGAGGATTTCGTCAACAGCGCT GTCAAGTTCGAGTCGCAGCAGTTCACGTACGGCTTCAGCACCGCAGGCGGGTCTCGTTTCCcggccgcccttgccgtgcACCTCAACGAGTACCTCAAACCGCACAAGCCCATCACGGCCGAGCACATCCAAGTCACCGGCTCGGCGACCCCTTTGCACGAGATCCTAGCATGGGGCCTCGCCGATccgggcgacggcatcctcaCCAGCCGGCCCGTCTACGGGCGATTTGAGCTCGACTTTGGCAACAGAGCCGAGGTCAACATCGTCTACGCCGATACCCACGCCGAGAATTGCTTTGATGAAGATGTCATCGACAAGTTTGAGGAGGCTTTGGCCCGGTCtgaggccgagggcgtcaccATTAGAGCGATTCTCATCGTCAACCCTCACAATCCACTCG GGAAATGCTATCCCAGGGAGACAATCATTGCGCTCATGAAATTCTGCCAAAAGAACCAGATCCACCTCATCAGCGACGAGATCTATGCCTGCTCCATCTTCGACTCGGGCGAGTCCGACGCCGTGCCCTTTACctcggccctcgccatcgaccCAGCTGGTATCATCGATACGGAACGCCTGCACGTCACCTACGGCTTCAGCAAGGACTTTGGCTCGGCCGGCCTGCGcatcggcgccatcatcacccgcagcaaggccgtcgagtcgGCCATCACCGGCGTGATGCGCTTCCACAACCCCGCTGGGCCTAGCCTGGCCATTGGCGCTGCCATGCTCGAGGATCGCAAATGGTGCCGCGAGTTCGTCGAGTCGTCGCGCACCAAGCTTGCCGCAGCATACAAGCATGTGACCCAAGGGCTTCGCGATGTCGGCATCGAGTACCTGCCGGGGAGCAACGCCGGGTTTTTCGTCTGGATCGACCTCTCGCGACACCTCCCggaggacctcgacggtGAGCCGAACAGCGAGTTTGCCTTGGCCAAGAAGCTGAGGGCGGCTGGCGTGTTTCTGCATCCTCGGGAGGAACACTCGCTCAGGCCGGGGTGGTTCCGCATGGTATATACGCAGAGCCCGGACATTGTGACTGAGGGAATTAAGAG GATCAAAAAGGCCATTTCATAA
- the ALO1 gene encoding D-arabinono-1,4-lactone oxidase (EggNog:ENOG503NV4C~COG:V~BUSCO:EOG092624X0), giving the protein MMHPLVVAELEGRGDGVPFRAVTQHVHRTWARTFSCVPELYIQPESLAEIEKLVGLARRCRRRVVVTGCGHSPSNITCTSSWLVNLDRFNNILSVDEATGVVVMQSGIRLYTLCEELERHGLAMPNLGSINQQSIAGAISTGTHGSSVRHGLMSEDIISLKITLASGTSEFCSADVKPDLFRAALLSLGALGIITEVAFRAVPAFTLRWKQTIDTDRKLFEQWPRELWTQNEFVRVWWFPYTRRAVVWQGDKTAEANVDPPVSYYDRALGYYVYHNLLFLAQYVPRVLPWVEWFVFGMQYGFANGSSSTAVQPSRKALLMNCLYSQFVNEWAIPLHKGPEALRRLSSWLNHLTPKDPDYVPHNIPFSADGLYVHAPVEVRVSDTTLTSNVRPFLDPTVEDGPTLYLNATLYRPYWSDPPCRERYYEAFEWLMKDLGGRPHWAKNFETYRSEIESMYGKRLSEFQRVRDEADPEGMFVGPWHRDRVLAEDSQFALEEIETTRQKASEGGLRVFGLVN; this is encoded by the coding sequence ATGATGCATCCCCTCGTGGTCGCCGAACTCGAGGGCCGCGGTGACGGAGTTCCATTTCGGGCTGTGACGCAGCATGTCCACAGGACCTGGGCGCGGACCTTTTCGTGCGTGCCCGAGCTCTACATCCAGCCGGAATCCCTCGCCGAGATCGAGAAGCTCGTTGGGCTGGCCCGGaggtgtcggcgtcgcgtcGTCGTTACCGGCTGTGGCCACTCGCCATCCAACATCACCTGCACCTCGAGCTGGCTGGTTAACCTCGACCGCTTCAACAACATCCTCtctgtcgacgaggccacaggcgtcgtcgttatGCAGAGTGGCATCCGGCTCTACACCCTGTGCGAAGAGCTTGAGAGACATGGCCTGGCCATGCCCAACCTCGGCAGCATCAACCAACAGTCCATTGCCGGTGCCATCTCAACCGGCACCCACGGCAGTAGCGTCCGGCACGGCCTCATGTCCGAGGACATCATCTCCTTGAAGATTACGTTGGCCAGTGGGACCTCCGAGTTCTGCTCCGCAGACGTCAAGCCTGACCTGTTCCGAGCggctcttctctctctcggcgccctcggcatcatcaccgagGTCGCCttccgcgccgtgccggccTTTACGCTCAGGTGGAAGCAGACCATTGATACTGATCGCAAACTGTTCGAGCAATGGCCTCGCGAACTGTGGACGCAAAATGAATTTGTTCGCGTCTGGTGGTTCCCTTACACTCGCCGCGCTGTCGTCTGGCAGGGCGATAAGACGGCAGAGGCCAACGTCGATCCCCCGGTCAGCTACTACGACAGAGCGCTCGGCTACTACGTCTACCATAACCTGCTCTTTTTGGCGCAGTATGTCCCACGCGTGCTGCCTTGGGTCGAGTGGTTTGTTTTTGGTATGCAGTACGGCTTCGCCAATGGCTCTTCTTCCACCGCTGTGCAGCCAAGCCGCAAGGCGCTGCTTATGAACTGCTTGTATTCGCAGTTCGTCAACGAATGGGCGATTCCCCTTCACAAGGGGCCCGAAGCGTTGCGCCGGCTCAGCTCCTGGCTGAACCATTTGACACCCAAAGACCCCGACTACGTGCCTCACAACATCCCATTTTCCGCTGATGGGCTTTACGTCCACGCGCCGGTCGAGGTTCGCGTCAGCGACACGACGCTGACATCAAATGTTCGGCCTTTCCTTGACCCGACAGTCGAGGATGGACCGACACTTTACCTCAACGCCACGCTATATCGTCCCTACTGGAGCGATCCCCCATGCCGAGAAAGATACTATGAGGCGTTCGAGTGGCTCATGAAGGACTTGGGCGGACGCCCGCACTGGGCGAAGAACTTCGAGACATACCGGTCCGAGATTGAGTCCATGTACGGCAAGCGACTCTCCGAGTTCCAGCGCGTtcgagacgaggccgacccCGAGGGCATGTTTGTCGGACCCTGGCACCGGGACCGTGTTCTTGCGGAGGATTCACAGTTTGCTCTGGAGGAAATCGAGACGACCCGTCAAAAGGCATCCGAGGGAGGGCTGAGGGTGTTTGGGCTTGTGAACTGA
- a CDS encoding uncharacterized protein (EggNog:ENOG503P3YW~TransMembrane:7 (o20-42i54-78o98-122i134-155o192-211i223-243o263-281i)), with product MAPLPPPPPNINLYETKRPRMVAVLTGTWALGTLATALRLYSRRLTKSRLWLDDCLIIISLLASGALTFDITIWMAGHGFGGHIWVGPRDALEVWAKGLYMAVFTYTLSLVFIKWSILAWYWRLFHIQRWMKPLIWIMFCVVCCWAVAKFLIAGLQCFPIRASWEVYDPDNPMEPSEYHCGVDTHRFFLGNAIPNIITDIFIMALPLPYIWKLHLRVSQKVALFGIFVVGIFVTIVSAIRLVFVVDLDLKSPDKTWNQAEEMMWTGVEVNIATVCANLLTLRPILNLILHGSVFVESQRQHSETLDDPIAVPPHPISKDPFRLLRPKRVLTRYGRTERGVDSRKRSTASAQVFVQHTELVYMGSGSQQDSIEITSLGSVERVLEEDGRRW from the exons ATGGCGCCgctcccaccaccgcccccgAATATCAACCTCTATGAGACGAAGCGCCCGCGCATGGTTGCCGTACTAACGGGGACCTGGGCGCTTGGAACGCTTGCGACCGCTCTTCGTCTATATTCTAGACGGCTCACGAAGAGCCGGTTGTGGTTGGATGACTGTTTGATCATCATCTCGCTG CTCGCCTCTGGCGCTCTGACGTTTGACATTACCATCTGGA TGGCAGGTCATGGTTTCGGCGGGCATATCTGGGTCGGTCCGCGCGATGCCTTGGAGGTTTGGGCAAAGGGACTGTACATGGCCGTCTTCACATACACACTGAGCCTCGTGTTCATCAAGTGGTCTATACTCGCATGGTACTGGCGCCTCTTCCACATTCAACGCTGGATGAAGCCTCTTATCTGGATCATGTTTTGCGTGGTATGCTGTTGGGCTGTTGCAAAG TTTCTGATAGCCGGCCTTCAATGCTTCCCGATCAGAGCATCTTGGGAGGTGTACGATCCTGACAACCCGATGGAACCCTCCGAGTACCACTGCGGCGTCGACACCCACAGATTCTTCCTTGGCAACGCCATCCCCAATATCATCACTGACATATTCATAATggcactgccgctgccgtaCATATGGAAGCTCCATCTACGCGTGTCGCAGAAGGTGGCTCTCTTCGGCATCTTTGTCGTTGGCATCTT CGTGACGATTGTATCTGCGATAcggctcgtcttcgtcgtcgacctggaCCTCAAATCGCCAGATAAGACTTGGAACCAGGCCGAAGAGATGATGTggacgggcgtcgaggtcaacATCGCCACAGTCTGCG CCAACCTCCTGACCCTGCGCCCGATCCTCAATCTAATCCTTCACGGGTCCGTCTTCGTCGAATCACAGCGGCAGCACTCCGAGACACTCGACGACCCAAttgccgtgccgccgcacccAATATCCAAAGACCCTTTCCGATTGCTACGGCCAAAGAGAGTCTTGACCCGTTATGGGAGAACGGAGCGCGGGGTGGACTCGAGGAAGCGCTCAACGGCCAGTGCACAAGTTTTCGTCCAGCACACTGAGCTCGTGTACATGGGGAGTGGCTCACAACAGGATAGTATAGAGATCACTAGTCTAGGATCCGTCGAGAGGGTGCTGGAAGAGGACGGAAGACGATGGTAA
- a CDS encoding uncharacterized protein (EggNog:ENOG503PA3M) produces MVVQKAASQLEPRQIKIKWPQLDATITVDFTTGLNPGLIDLLFEYLPYRSLQNHALVSGDHLYHLVPSERLIYTKADYTVPDRTTEPDGTVFLSGLQHLAIKYGTLSEYLPAAPCGNVVPQDIKKLREVGNSIWRACNETKQVIDVIVWDASQPEPTGHLPLICERRGATTEVNDLVEAIHEETEASWSGISNDLHVVHKGMAPSGAGSKESYFATMVFINGEIRPLGYNVLNNILKISATQPHFNLQHLVTLYSVFASTPSEFVGYTGATFLYTTFRKISALIETAVLANDNQDEARQDFLAMISAFARYVNLLNAQNLHLFPWRHTKEYPMFPQS; encoded by the exons ATGGTGGTCCAAAAAGCAGCTTCACAGCTTGAGCCGCGCCAGATCAAAATAAAGTGGCCTCAACTGGACGCAACAATAACCGTGGACTTCACAACAGGACTAAACCCTGGTCTCATTGATCTGCTTTTCGAGTACCTGCCGTATCGCTCGCTCCAGAACCATGCATTGGTCTCTGGAGATCACTTGTATCACCTTGTGCCTTCCGAGCGACTGATT TATACCAAGGCAGACTATACGGTTCCAGACAGAACTACTGAGCCGGACGGGACCGTATTTCTCTCCGGGCTTCAGCACTTGGCCATTAAGTACGGCACGCTTTCGGAATACTTACCGGCTGCGCCGTGCGGAAATGTCGTCCCTCAGGATATAAAGAAGCTGCGAGAAGTGGGGAATTCTATCTGGAGGGCTTGTAATGAGACGAAGCAAGTCATCGACGTTATTGTCTGGGACGCATCTCAGCCGGAACCGACGGGCCATCTTCCTCTTATTTGTGAAAGACGCGGTGCTACTACAGAGGTCAATGACCTAGTCGAGGCAATCCATGAAGAG ACAGAAGCTTCATGGTCCGGGATTTCTAATGACTTGCACGTGGTCCACAAAGGGATGGCTCCTTCTGGTGCAGGCTCTAAGGAATCGTATTTCGCCACTATGGTATTCATTAACGGCGAGATCCGACCGCTTGGTTACAACGTGTTGAATAACATCCTCAAAATTTCCGCAACACAACCTCACTTTAACCTACAGCATCTTGTAACTTTATATAGCGTTTTTGCCTCCACACCATCCGAGTTTGTCGGCTATACTGGAGCAACATTCCTTTATACAACATTTCGGAAAATATCCGCACTTATTGAAACGGCTGTGTTGGCCAACGACAACCAAGACGAAGCTCGCCAGGACTTTCTGGCCATGATTAGCGCCTTTGCTCGTTATGTCAATCTGCTGAACGCTCAGAATTTGCACTTGTTCCCGTGGAGGCACACCAAGGAATATCCCATGTTTCCGCAGTCTTAG
- a CDS encoding uncharacterized protein (EggNog:ENOG503NVC0~COG:Q): MPTLNSNDTDIAALVQKYYLWTSRQMRFLDLEMKTLLYTHFTETLAGLGTIRAFGWSEAFLRDNHCAARRLAEALLHHRWRARRPQGSVIEHQARSKGRHLRTLWKVCCPTSPAAPARPAHQVKETNWRSGKSSLVLTLVRLLELQRGDIVIDGLSLSKIPRQTIRSRLTALPQDAMHLTGTVRHNLDPKGMLSSSTAPDMEPKAATSAGDDALIAALLKTAIWPAIEARGGLDASLSDLGFSAGQLQLFCLARALLSTSSIVLLDEATSSVDRRTDDEVRRASATIESGSPDELLGCPTSAFRALWESQGL, translated from the exons ATGCCAACCCTAAATAGCAACGATACTGACATCGCTGCCCTGGTGCAAAAGTACTACCTGTGGACGTCGCGGCAGATGCGCTTCCTGGACCTGGAGATGAAGACGCTGCTGTACACGCACTTCACCGAGACGCTCGCGGGCCTGGGCACGATCCGCGCGTTCGGCTGGTCCGAGGCGTTCCTGCGCGACAACCACTGCGCGGCTCGACGCCTCGCAGAAGCCCTTCTACACCAT CGATGGCGTGCAAGGCGTCCTCAAGGGAGTGTCATTGAGCATCAAGCCCGGTCAAAGGGTCGGCATCTGCGGACGCTCTGGAAGGTATGCTGTCCAACGTCCCCGGctgcgcccgctcgcccggcGCATCAAGTCAAGGAAACTAACTGGCGTAGCGGCAAGTCGTCTCTTGTTCTTACCCTCGtgcggctgctggagctgcaaCGCGGGgacatcgtcatcgacgggCTCTCCTTGTCCAAGATCCCCCGCCAGACCATCCGCTCGCGGCTCACAGCGCTCCCCCAGGACGCCATGCACTTGACCGGCACGGTGCGGCACAACCTGGACCCCAAGGGAATGTTGTCTTCGTCCACTGCGCCGGACATGGAGCCCAAGGCGGCCACatcggcgggcgacgacgcactcatcgccgccctcctcaaGACGGCCATCTGGCCTGCCATTgaagcccgcggcggcctcgacgcgtcCCTCTCCGACCTGGGCTTCTCGGCGGGCCAGCTGCAGCTGTTttgcctcgcgcgcgcgctgctctCCACGTCGTCGATTGTGCTCCTTGACGAGGCTACCAGCAGCGTGGACCGGcgcaccgacgacgaagtcCGCCGTGCCTCCGCGACGATT GAGTCGGGGTCTCCAGATGAGTTGCTCGGGTGTCCGACGTCGGCGTTTCGCGCTCTGTGGGAGAGCCAGGGGCTATGA
- a CDS encoding uncharacterized protein (TransMembrane:4 (i77-96o141-160i172-196o216-235i)~EggNog:ENOG503P33R) gives MVSTRSSSSRADSAGPDSASPTASPTKSTTRAAAKRSTPSSSTSSSTTTAVSRRSGNTSARAAAAGRWAHTPTAFTLLWMTVSLPLVVWDTIYVLGRPHTMEGGWLHWPLWVPYKLYGEVDHVYGWKAVHAGSGFTAAQGFLNAVETAMYLAYVVAWWAARRRNAEGRLEGRDAAVAVLVGFSAAVMTLSKTVLYWMNEYYSGFDNIGHNSLARLIPLWIIPNGAWLVGSAYMIWSLGANIIDGLEAASGHAKSD, from the exons ATGGTCAGCacgcgctcctcctcctcacgcGCCGACAGCGCCGGGCCCGacagcgcctcgcccaccgcgtcgcccaccaagtcgacgacgcgcgccgccgccaaacgcagtacgccctcgtcgtcgacatcgtcgtccaccaccaccgccgtctcccgccgcagcggcaacaCGTCCgcaagggccgccgccgccggccgctggGCGCACACGCCCACCGCCTTCACCCTCCTGTGGATGACCGTGTcgctgcccctcgtcgtctgggaCACCATATACGtgctcggccgcccgcaCACCATGgagggcggctggctgcacTGGCCGCTCTGGGTTCCCTACAAGCTGTacggcgaggtcgaccaCGTCTACGGCTGGAAGGCCGTTCacgccggcagcggcttcaCGGCCGCTCAGGGCttcctcaacgccgtcgagacCGCCATGTACCTCGCCTACGTCGTCGCCTGgtgggccgcccgccgtcgcaaCGCCGAGGGGCGTCTCGAAGGACgcgacgccgctgtcgccgtcctcgtcggcttcagcgccgccgtcatgacCCTGAGCAAGACGGTGCTCTACT GGATGAACGAGTACTACAGTGGCTTCGATAACATCGGTCAcaactcgctcgctcggctcATTCCCCTCTGGATCATCCCCAA CGGCGCATGGCTCGTCGGCTCAGCCTACATGATCTGGTCCCTGGGCGCAAACATCatcgatggccttgaggccGCCTCTGGCCATGCCAAATCTGACTAG
- a CDS encoding uncharacterized protein (COG:S~EggNog:ENOG503P6N4) yields the protein MLNVALPFQRRRLRIDQQAPCLPSPRTLPFSDAASQPPETPPASAELLAGSMSMSAAARIRIPSLRPLRHAARSSRAFASAQQSPRLAPFSSCDNALPQGLRTPRTTCSVSGASRGFASTASLGGSDSLSYHANMSSAIKDAVTPALLREVRDFWFEHLTNPKALIMPSFEDNKRWFFGGAALDEACTKRFAPTLEAIRSAGVTSGSEVLSAVGPLTDPCDWMSLIILLDQIPRNCYRGDAARVVFTVFDPLAQDVALAAMAAGVPDGEPQIRWRFAYRSWFYMPLMHSEDAATHDKAVAEYEKMLADVKSLLPADGDGSRTSSSAAAAGEDDEYKAGAREVVRADVEAATKLAGMSLEFEKKHYDIIKRFGRYPHRNKAMGREPTKEEVEYLANGGETFSQ from the exons ATGCTGAATGTAGCCTTGCCTTTTCAACGCCGTCGACTGCGTATTGACCAACAAGCACCATGCCTACCATCACCACGAACCCTTCCTTTTAGCGACGCCGCATCGCAGCCCCCGGAAACGCCTCCTGCTTCAGCGGAATTGCTCGCTGGCTCCATGTCCATGAGTGCGGCTGCGCGAATCCGCATACCGTCTCTGCGCCCGCTCCGCCACGCCGCTCGGT CCTCCCGCGCGTTTGCGTCTGCACAACAGAGCCCACGTTTGGCGCCGTTCAGCAGCTGTGACAACGCCTTGCCGCAAGGGCTGCGAACACCCAGGACAACGTGTTCCGTCTCCGGGGCCAGCAGAGGTTTTGCATCAACGGCATCCCTAGGAGGGTCCGACTCCCTGAGCTATCACGCCAACATGTCGTccgccatcaaggacgcCGTCACGCCGGCGCTGTTGCGTGAGGTGCGCGACTTCTGGTTTGAGCACCTAACGAATCCCAAGGCGCTCATCATGCCTTCGTTTGAGGACAACAAACGCTGGttctttggcggcgccgcactCGACGAGGCGTGCAC CAAGCGGTTCGCGCCGACGCTTGAAGCAATTCGCAGCGCGGGCGTCACCTCCGGCTCCGAGGTCCtgtccgccgtcggcccgcTGACGGACCCATGCGACTGGATGTCGCTCATCATCCTGCTGGACCAGATCCCGCGCAACTGCTACCgcggggacgcggcgcgcgtcgtctTCACCGTGTTCGACCCGCTGGCGCAAGAcgtggcgctcgcggccatggcggcgggcgtgccggACGGCGAGCCGCAGATCCGCTGGCGATTCGCGTACCGCAGCTGGTTCTACATGCCGCTGATGCACTCggaggacgcggcgacgcACGACAAGGCGGTGGCCGAGTACGAGAAGATGCTGGCCGACGTCAAGTCGCTGCTGCctgccgatggcgatgggagtcggaccagcagctccgccgccgccgccggggaagacgacgagtacAAGGCCGGGGCGCGGGAGGTGGTGCGGGCGGacgtggaggcggcgacgaagctgGCGGGCATGAGCCTCGAGTTTGAGAAGAAGCACTACGACATCATCAAGAGGTTCGGGCGGTATCCGCACCGGAACAAGGCCATGGGACGAGAGCCGACCAAGGAGGAGGTTGAGTACctggccaacggcggcgagacgttTAGCCAGTGA
- a CDS encoding uncharacterized protein (COG:S~EggNog:ENOG503P6N4): protein MCVVSHSKRFAPTLEAIRSAGVTSGSEVLSAVGPLTDPCDWMSLIILLDQIPRNCYRGDAARVVFTVFDPLAQDVALAAMAAGVPDGEPQIRWRFAYRSWFYMPLMHSEDAATHDKAVAEYEKMLADVKSLLPADGDGSRTSSSAAAAGEDDEYKAGAREVVRADVEAATKLAGMSLEFEKKHYDIIKRFGRYPHRNKAMGREPTKEEVEYLANGGETFSQ from the coding sequence ATGTGTGTCGTGTCTCATAGCAAGCGGTTCGCGCCGACGCTTGAAGCAATTCGCAGCGCGGGCGTCACCTCCGGCTCCGAGGTCCtgtccgccgtcggcccgcTGACGGACCCATGCGACTGGATGTCGCTCATCATCCTGCTGGACCAGATCCCGCGCAACTGCTACCgcggggacgcggcgcgcgtcgtctTCACCGTGTTCGACCCGCTGGCGCAAGAcgtggcgctcgcggccatggcggcgggcgtgccggACGGCGAGCCGCAGATCCGCTGGCGATTCGCGTACCGCAGCTGGTTCTACATGCCGCTGATGCACTCggaggacgcggcgacgcACGACAAGGCGGTGGCCGAGTACGAGAAGATGCTGGCCGACGTCAAGTCGCTGCTGCctgccgatggcgatgggagtcggaccagcagctccgccgccgccgccggggaagacgacgagtacAAGGCCGGGGCGCGGGAGGTGGTGCGGGCGGacgtggaggcggcgacgaagctgGCGGGCATGAGCCTCGAGTTTGAGAAGAAGCACTACGACATCATCAAGAGGTTCGGGCGGTATCCGCACCGGAACAAGGCCATGGGACGAGAGCCGACCAAGGAGGAGGTTGAGTACctggccaacggcggcgagacgttTAGCCAGTGA